ACGACGCCGTCCGCGGTACCGAAGGCCGCCAGCGTCAGCAGCTCGCCGTGCACGATCGACACCAGCACCGGGCCCGGCACCGAGGTCCCGCCGGTGACCAGCGTGGCGAGCAGATCGAGCCGCGTCGAGACCGACGCCTCGGCGCGCGGTCTGCCGAGAAGATCCTCACGGTCGGCGGGGACCAGATCGGCCGCCGCCAACAGATGCAACCGGGCGAGTGCCTGCAGCGGCGCCCGCTGCCAGGTGCCCAGCAGCATCCCGATCGACTCGGCGACGCGCAGCGACCCCGCCGTCATCGGGTCGGACACCCGCCCGTCGGTGGGCAGTTCGACATCGGCACCGTCGATCGCGGCCGAGGCACGAGCGGCTCGGACGGAGGCCTCGGCGGCGGAGACGGGCCACCCGCGCCGATTCGCGGGATGTCCGTGCACGGCGTCGACGGCCTCACGCGCGGCCGAGACGGCCTCGGCGACGCCGGGCAGGTCGAGCAGAGGTCCTAGGGGATCGTCCACGGGCGCGGACAGTACTCACCGCGGACGCCGACGAACGAGACGGGCACGGGCGGCGTGGCAGAACCTCACCCACCCTGCGCCACGCAGGCGCGACTCGTCCACACCGACCGCCACGTCGATCACACGGCGGTCTCATGCCGGCCCGGTCGGACCTCGCGTCGTCGGCATCTGAAGACCCGCACCGGTGCTCGTCCATCGGCGGGCGAGCAGGCGTCGACGTTCGACGGAGCGACTCGATCGCCGCCGACTGGTCTGGACCAACGGGTACTCATCCTGTCCCCGGCGGCCGGTTCGGTCTACGGTCAGCACCAACAGATGTTCGTTCGATCACTCAGGGAGGTCCCTCGCGATGACCCAGCAGACCGGTTCTGCCGAGTCCGGGCCCAGCAGCGCCGCAACCCTGGACAACCTTCTCAGCGAGAACAGGACGTTCCCGCCCGACGAGGACTTCGCCCGATCCGCGAACGCGACTCAGTCCCTGTACGACGAGGCGGCGGCCGACCGGGAGGCCTTCTGGGGTTCCCAGGCGGAACGGCTGCACTGGGACACGCCGTGGACGCAGGTCCTGGACTGGTCGAACGCGCCGTTCGCGAAGTGGTTCGTCGGCGGACGGCTGAACGTCGCCTACAACTGCGTCGACCGGCATGTCGAGTCCGGGCACGGTGACCAGGTCGCCATCCACTGGGAGGGCGAACCGGGCGACACCAGGACGATCACCTACGCCGACCTGCGGCGCGAGGTGGCCAAGACCGCCAACGCGCTGACCTCCCTGGGCCTCACCGCGGGCGACCGTGTCGCGATCTACCTTCCGATGATCCCCGAGGCCGTCTTCTCCATGCTGGCCTGCGCTCGACTGGGGCTCACGCACAGCGTGGTCTTCGGCGGCTTCTCCGCCGAGGCGCTGCGCACCAGGATCGACGACGCCGAGGCGTCACTGGTGATCACCAGTGACGGACAGAATCGTCGCGGCAAGGTGCTGGGGCTGAAGGAGAACGTGGACACGGCGGTGCGCGACGCCCACTCCGTGCGCAACGTCCTGGTGGTCCGCCGCACCGGCAAGGACGTCGAGTGGCACGACGGCCGCGACGTGTGGTGGCACGACCTCGTCGACACACAGTCCGAGGAGCACACCCCCGAGGCCTTCGACGCCGAGCACCCGTTGTTCATCCTCTACACCTCCGGCACCACCGGGAAGCCGAAGGGCATCCTGCACACCTCCGGCGGATACCTGACTCAGGCCGCGTACACCCACCACGCCGTGTTCGACCTCAAGCCGGACACCGACGTCTAC
This genomic stretch from Actinoalloteichus hoggarensis harbors:
- a CDS encoding oxidoreductase, with amino-acid sequence MDDPLGPLLDLPGVAEAVSAAREAVDAVHGHPANRRGWPVSAAEASVRAARASAAIDGADVELPTDGRVSDPMTAGSLRVAESIGMLLGTWQRAPLQALARLHLLAAADLVPADREDLLGRPRAEASVSTRLDLLATLVTGGTSVPGPVLVSIVHGELLTLAAFGTADGVVARAAARLTAIGTGLDPKGLGVPEVAHLRRLSEYRAAAQGFASGEPGGIAAWIKHCCAAIEAGAREGRSIAEAQA